One Glycine max cultivar Williams 82 chromosome 4, Glycine_max_v4.0, whole genome shotgun sequence DNA segment encodes these proteins:
- the LOC100794970 gene encoding protein RADIALIS-like 3, with translation MASSQGWTPKQNKRFENALAIFDKDTPDRWHTVARAVGGKTVEEVKRHYEKLVEDVKKIEEGHVPLPNYRSAARGYGYMDEETRMKALSLQ, from the exons ATGGCCTCAAGCCAGGGTTGGACTCCGAAGCAGAACAAGAGATTTGAGAATGCCCTTGCCATCTTCGACAAGGACACCCCAGATAGGTGGCACACGGTGGCCAGGGCCGTCGGAGGAAAAACGGTGGAGGAAGTGAAAAGGCATTATGAGAAGCTCGTGGAAGATGTGAAGAAGATAGAGGAAGGTCACGTGCCCCTCCCCAATTACCGAAGTGCTGCAAGAGGCTACGGTTACATGGATGAAGAAACCAG GATGAAGGCTCTGAGTCTGCAGTGA